A genomic segment from Ptychodera flava strain L36383 chromosome 23 unlocalized genomic scaffold, AS_Pfla_20210202 Scaffold_23__1_contigs__length_28996876_pilon, whole genome shotgun sequence encodes:
- the LOC139124099 gene encoding uncharacterized protein isoform X1: MCEFEALRRYHDIAVQFMKQNIVLRFNMLLMFLFATLLPIVLCDSDEPYVSEEWKCSHLKVTEYDGVVTNAVVLQEIDCTEELWNLRDELEESTPFETKYIYKTIGPFIEGTKTFRLVNVLQDELDTADLGSRIKGEEVVMCFNGTLDYYNGHKLRAKSNKMEECPERLAGEVWWNPSGEVTWSTNVMYCMHTHVDDYFLYYCLYHHPETDIETE; this comes from the exons ATGTGCGAGTTTGAAGCATTGCGCAGATACCACGATATTGCAGTGCAGTTCATGAAACAGAACATTGTACTTCGCTTCA ACATGCTGTTGATGTTCCTCTTTGCCACCCTGTTGCCAATCGTTCTCTGTGACTCGGATGAACCGTACGTGTCTGAGGAATGGAAATGTTCACATCTTAAAGTGACGGAGTATGACGGTGTCGTGACAAACGCAGTTGTTCTACAGGAAATAGATTGCACGGAAGAGTTGTGGAATTTACGTGACGAACTAGAGGAAAGTACACCATTTGAGACCAAgtatatttacaaaacaattgGTCCGTTCATTGAAGGAACAAAAACATTTCGACTCGTCAACGTCCTACAGGACGAACTGGACACGGCAGATTTG GGATCCAGGATTAAAGGTGAAGAAGTGGTCATGTGTTTCAATGGAACGCTAGACTACTATAACGGACACAAGCTGAgagcaaaaagcaacaaaatggAG GAATGCCCTGAGCGATTGGCTGGAGAAGTTTGGTGGAATCCTTCTGGAGAGGTTACATGGTCTACGAATGTGATGTACTGCATGCATACCCATGTTGACGACTACTTCCTATACTATTGCTTGTACCACCATCCTGAAACTGATATTGAAACAGAATGA